Proteins encoded together in one Candidatus Methylomirabilis lanthanidiphila window:
- the pstB gene encoding phosphate ABC transporter ATP-binding protein, with the protein MAVDTEIAVAGQQIAVQTTDAAQRNTGGAFSRDRGIRGEEDESRATMDPMIEIRKLSLKYGTKPAIEDISLDIPKHQVTAFIGPSGCGKTTLLRCLNRLTDLIDGVTISGTIRIGGMDIHDPHLEITELRKRVGMVFQKSNPFPKSIYENVAYGPRILGVNGRSKLDEIVERGLRDAALWDEVHDRLHLSALSLSGGQQQRLCIARAIAVEPEVLLMDEPCSALDPIATAKIEELIANLKHNYTIVIVTHNMQQAARVSDYTAFLYLGQLVEYDLTRQLFVKPSKKQTEDYITGRFG; encoded by the coding sequence TCCAGACAACAGACGCGGCACAGCGAAACACCGGCGGAGCATTCTCAAGGGATCGCGGAATCCGCGGCGAGGAAGATGAATCGAGAGCGACAATGGACCCGATGATCGAGATTCGGAAATTGAGTCTCAAATACGGCACGAAGCCTGCCATCGAGGATATCAGCCTCGATATCCCGAAACACCAAGTGACCGCCTTCATCGGGCCATCCGGGTGCGGCAAGACCACCCTCCTTCGTTGTCTGAACCGTCTGACCGATCTGATCGACGGCGTCACGATCAGCGGGACCATCCGGATCGGCGGAATGGATATCCACGATCCACACCTGGAGATCACCGAACTACGAAAGCGCGTCGGCATGGTCTTCCAGAAATCCAATCCTTTCCCGAAGTCGATCTACGAGAATGTCGCCTATGGGCCCAGGATCCTGGGCGTCAATGGCCGATCGAAGTTGGATGAGATCGTGGAGAGGGGCCTTCGGGATGCCGCTCTCTGGGATGAAGTCCACGACCGCCTACACCTGAGCGCCCTGAGCCTGTCTGGCGGACAGCAACAACGTCTGTGCATCGCCAGAGCGATCGCGGTCGAGCCAGAGGTCCTGCTAATGGACGAGCCCTGCTCGGCATTAGATCCGATCGCCACGGCCAAGATCGAAGAACTGATCGCCAACCTCAAGCACAACTATACGATCGTGATCGTGACCCATAACATGCAGCAGGCGGCCAGAGTCTCCGATTACACGGCTTTCCTTTACCTTGGCCAATTAGTAGAGTACGATCTGACCAGGCAACTGTTTGTGAAGCCTTCCAAGAAACAGACCGAGGATTACATCACGGGCCGATTCGGCTAG
- a CDS encoding PhoU family transcriptional regulator, translated as MRPMQRHFDEQLQELKERLLAMGGLAETMIAKSVKALVERSEALVQEVFAHEEEMDRHCIDTDDRCFTLLALHQPMAGDLRFIAVAIKINSDIERIGDLAVNIAQATMSLITEPQLKPLVDIPRMARLCQEMVKKSLDAFVAQDPELARIVIESDDAVDLLREQVFRDLLNCMIDNSATVPRAMDLILVSRCLERIADHATNIAEDVVYIVRGEDVRERGDKEIRKGIRRQTAAVPLISEADRKAVLAAHRLMPEEREFLTLIESAARNLLEAAGALQTMFDNYTNPEAQWRKIRDVEHQGDAITHRIMKKLNQTFIPFIDRQELRALTSTIDDVVDFIEAAASRMVLYHIAQPTPQSREMVALITASAEQIVKAIGHLPTFAGVDEICVEINRLENLADDLYRHAIASLFEGDRPILDVTKWKEIYELLEGVTDRCEDVANVVETIALKHS; from the coding sequence ATGAGACCGATGCAACGACATTTCGACGAGCAGTTGCAGGAGCTGAAGGAACGCCTGCTGGCCATGGGCGGTCTTGCCGAGACGATGATCGCCAAGAGCGTCAAGGCGCTGGTGGAACGGAGCGAGGCATTGGTCCAGGAGGTCTTTGCCCACGAGGAGGAGATGGACCGGCACTGCATCGACACCGACGACCGCTGCTTTACTCTCCTCGCCTTGCACCAGCCGATGGCCGGCGACCTTCGCTTCATCGCCGTTGCCATTAAGATCAACAGCGACATCGAACGGATCGGCGATCTGGCGGTCAACATCGCCCAGGCGACTATGTCGCTCATTACCGAACCGCAGCTCAAACCGCTTGTCGATATCCCGCGGATGGCCCGACTCTGTCAGGAGATGGTGAAGAAAAGCCTGGATGCGTTTGTGGCGCAAGACCCGGAGTTGGCGAGGATTGTCATCGAGTCGGACGATGCCGTCGATCTTCTGCGGGAGCAGGTCTTCAGAGATCTCCTGAACTGTATGATCGACAACTCCGCGACGGTCCCCAGAGCCATGGACCTGATTCTGGTATCGCGCTGCCTGGAGCGGATTGCCGACCATGCCACCAATATCGCAGAGGACGTCGTCTATATCGTTCGAGGCGAGGATGTCCGGGAGCGCGGCGATAAAGAGATACGGAAAGGGATCAGACGCCAGACAGCGGCCGTGCCATTGATATCGGAAGCTGATCGAAAGGCCGTCCTCGCGGCCCACAGGCTGATGCCGGAAGAGCGCGAGTTCCTGACGCTTATTGAATCCGCCGCTCGCAACCTCCTCGAGGCGGCCGGAGCCCTGCAGACGATGTTCGACAATTACACCAATCCCGAAGCGCAATGGCGGAAGATACGGGACGTCGAACACCAGGGCGACGCCATTACCCACCGCATTATGAAAAAACTGAATCAAACCTTTATCCCGTTCATCGACCGGCAGGAGCTTCGGGCGTTGACATCGACCATCGACGATGTCGTAGACTTCATAGAGGCGGCGGCCTCTAGAATGGTGCTCTATCACATCGCACAACCGACGCCGCAGTCCCGCGAGATGGTCGCCCTCATCACGGCATCAGCCGAACAGATCGTAAAGGCCATCGGGCACCTGCCCACATTCGCCGGGGTAGATGAGATCTGTGTAGAGATCAATCGGCTGGAGAACCTGGCGGACGATCTATACCGGCACGCCATCGCCTCCCTCTTCGAAGGCGATCGGCCGATCCTCGATGTGACCAAGTGGAAAGAGATTTATGAATTGCTGGAAGGCGTAACCGACCGATGCGAGGACGTCGCCAACGTCGTCGAGACGATCGCCCTCAAACATTCGTAA